In Elaeis guineensis isolate ETL-2024a chromosome 1, EG11, whole genome shotgun sequence, a genomic segment contains:
- the LOC105039331 gene encoding glycosyltransferase BC10 isoform X1, with the protein MKIPQAWQLGIGDQYKMPVPRHRPSSRRPIWIIVLISLVCVLLIGAYIYPPQHYPACYFFASSVCAPFEEWFPAMPARILTDDEMASRVVIKDILSMPLVPSKNPKIAFMFLTPRSLPFERLWEKFFLGNEGRFSIYVHASREKPEHVSPLFIGRDIQSEKVVWGTISMVDAEKRLLANALQDTDNQRFVLLSDSCIPLHDFDYVYNYLMGTNISFIDCFQDPGPHGNGRYSKHMLPEVEERDFRKGAQWFSVKRQHALLILADSLYYTKFKLYCKPNMDGRHCYADEHYLPTLFHMVDPSGIANWSTTHVDWSEGKWHPKAYRARDVTYELLKNITSIDESYHVTSDEKKVGTWRPCLRNGVKRPCYLFARKFYPEALDNLMHLFSNYTAI; encoded by the exons ATGAAGATACCTCAGGCGTGGCAGCTAGGCATTGGGGACCAATATAAAATGCCGGTGCCGCGCCACAGACCCAGCTCAAGAAGGCCTATCTGGATAATTGTTTTAATATCTCTGGTTTGTGTCTTATTGATAGGGGCATATATCTATCCACCCCAGCATTATCCAGCATGCTATTTCTTTGCATCTAGTGTTTGCGCTCCTTTTGAGGAATGGTTTCCTGCTATGCCCGCTCGGATACTTACTGATGATGAGATGGCTTCTCGTGTTGTCATTAAAGACATCCTTTCAATGCCATTAGTTCCATCAAAGAATCCCAAAATTGCTTTCATGTTCTTGACGCCAAGATCCTTGCCCTTTGAAAGGCTGTGGGAGAAATTCTTCCTG GGCAATGAGGGAAGATTCTCCATCTATGTACATGCATCAAGGGAAAAGCCAGAACATGTGAGTCCCTTATTTATTGGTCGAGATATTCAAAGTGAAAAG GTGGTGTGGGGGACAATTTCTATGGTTGATGCAGAGAAGAGACTATTGGCAAATGCACTCCAAGACACTGATAATCAGCGTTTTGTATTGCTTTCTGACAG TTGCATTCCACTACATGATTTTGATTATGTGTATAATTATCTGATGGGGACAAACATCAGCTTTATTGACTG CTTTCAGGATCCCGGCCCACATGGAAATGGAAGGTACTCTAAGCATATGCTGCCTGAGGTTGAAGAAAGGGACTTTAGAAAGGGTGCACAG TGGTTCTCAGTCAAGCGGCAACATGCTTTGTTAATTTTAGCAGACAGCCTTTACTACACGAAATTCAAGCTTTATTGCAAG CCAAATATGGATGGACGTCATTGCTATGCTGATGAACATTACTTGCCAACCCTTTTTCAT ATGGTTGATCCTTCTGGAATTGCCAATTGGTCAACAACACATGTAGATTGGTCTGAAGGAAAGTGGCACCCAAAAGCATATCGGGCTCGAGATGTTACTTATGAACTCCTGAAGAATATAACG TCTATTGATGAGAGTTATCATGTTACAAGTGATGAAAAG AAAGTCGGAACGTGGAGGCCTTGTTTGCGGAATGGGGTGAAAAGACCATGTTATTTATTTGCCAGGAAATTTTATCCTGAAGCTCTTGATAATCTGATGCATTTATTCTCCAATTATACGGCCATATGA
- the LOC105039330 gene encoding probable plastid-lipid-associated protein 8, chloroplastic, with the protein MASIIPLFSSAKPQAFLSHAKPSHPPSVSLRPQQCKISTVRASIATRPVVGAPDDLVASLLSKVKGSDGGVSLTKDGHKEVADVALQLEKYCVDEPVKCPLIFGEWDVVYCSRPTSPGGGYRSALGRLVFKTNEMVQTVEAPDIVRNKVSFSTFGFLDGEVSLKGKLNVLDDVWIQVIFEPPELKIGSLGFQYGGESEVKLKITYIDENIRLGKGSKGSLFVFLRRGY; encoded by the exons ATGGCTTCAAtaattcctctcttctcctccgccAAACCCCAAGCTTTCCTTTCCCACGCCAAGCCCTCGCATCCGCCATCGGTCTCTCTCCGGCCCCAACAGTGCAAGATCTCGACCGTCCGCGCCTCGATCGCCACGCGGCCCGTCGTCGGGGCGCCCGATGATCTCGTGGCTTCCCTTCTCTCCAAG GTGAAGGGAAGTGATGGAGGAGTTTCGCTCACCAAGGACGGGCACAAAGAGGTAGCTGATGTGGCACTGCAGCTGGAAAAATATTGTGTAGATGAGCCTGTTAAATGTCCACTTATATTTGGAG AATGGGATGTTGTATACTGCTCGAGGCCAACATCACCTGGAGGAGGTTACCGGAGTGCTTTGGGACGCCTTGTCTTCAAAACAAATGAAATGGTGCAGACTGTGGAAGCCCCAGATATTGTGAGAAACAAGGTGTCATTCTCCACCTTCGGTTTCCTTGATGGAGAAGTATCCTTGAAAG GTAAACTGAATGTATTGGATGACGTGTGGATTCAAGTCATATTTGAACCCCCTGAATTAAAGATCGGCTCACTGGGGTTTCAATATGGTGGTGAGAGTGAGGTAAAGCTAAAAATAACCTACATTGATGAGAACATTAGGCTAGGGAAGGGTTCCAAAGGTTCTCTTTTTGTCTTCCTAAGGCGAGGATACTGA
- the LOC105039331 gene encoding glycosyltransferase BC10 isoform X2, with amino-acid sequence MPARILTDDEMASRVVIKDILSMPLVPSKNPKIAFMFLTPRSLPFERLWEKFFLGNEGRFSIYVHASREKPEHVSPLFIGRDIQSEKVVWGTISMVDAEKRLLANALQDTDNQRFVLLSDSCIPLHDFDYVYNYLMGTNISFIDCFQDPGPHGNGRYSKHMLPEVEERDFRKGAQWFSVKRQHALLILADSLYYTKFKLYCKPNMDGRHCYADEHYLPTLFHMVDPSGIANWSTTHVDWSEGKWHPKAYRARDVTYELLKNITSIDESYHVTSDEKKVGTWRPCLRNGVKRPCYLFARKFYPEALDNLMHLFSNYTAI; translated from the exons ATGCCCGCTCGGATACTTACTGATGATGAGATGGCTTCTCGTGTTGTCATTAAAGACATCCTTTCAATGCCATTAGTTCCATCAAAGAATCCCAAAATTGCTTTCATGTTCTTGACGCCAAGATCCTTGCCCTTTGAAAGGCTGTGGGAGAAATTCTTCCTG GGCAATGAGGGAAGATTCTCCATCTATGTACATGCATCAAGGGAAAAGCCAGAACATGTGAGTCCCTTATTTATTGGTCGAGATATTCAAAGTGAAAAG GTGGTGTGGGGGACAATTTCTATGGTTGATGCAGAGAAGAGACTATTGGCAAATGCACTCCAAGACACTGATAATCAGCGTTTTGTATTGCTTTCTGACAG TTGCATTCCACTACATGATTTTGATTATGTGTATAATTATCTGATGGGGACAAACATCAGCTTTATTGACTG CTTTCAGGATCCCGGCCCACATGGAAATGGAAGGTACTCTAAGCATATGCTGCCTGAGGTTGAAGAAAGGGACTTTAGAAAGGGTGCACAG TGGTTCTCAGTCAAGCGGCAACATGCTTTGTTAATTTTAGCAGACAGCCTTTACTACACGAAATTCAAGCTTTATTGCAAG CCAAATATGGATGGACGTCATTGCTATGCTGATGAACATTACTTGCCAACCCTTTTTCAT ATGGTTGATCCTTCTGGAATTGCCAATTGGTCAACAACACATGTAGATTGGTCTGAAGGAAAGTGGCACCCAAAAGCATATCGGGCTCGAGATGTTACTTATGAACTCCTGAAGAATATAACG TCTATTGATGAGAGTTATCATGTTACAAGTGATGAAAAG AAAGTCGGAACGTGGAGGCCTTGTTTGCGGAATGGGGTGAAAAGACCATGTTATTTATTTGCCAGGAAATTTTATCCTGAAGCTCTTGATAATCTGATGCATTTATTCTCCAATTATACGGCCATATGA
- the LOC105039329 gene encoding LOW QUALITY PROTEIN: putative RNA methyltransferase At5g10620 (The sequence of the model RefSeq protein was modified relative to this genomic sequence to represent the inferred CDS: inserted 1 base in 1 codon) translates to MEAASRCYCHAHLSFLMKKNAAAPFPGSERRSKYSGQSVRAIPVRVLTVGKKXSQGVQLLVEEYKEKLKNYCSIEDVLIKSNPKNTGNVKAQIQAEDMLIMQQIKPGEWVVVLDEHGADIRSEQMADLVGDAVTTGSSRLVFCIGGPYGHGLQVRERADVIIRLSSMVLNHQIALIVLLEQLYRAWTIIKGQKYHH, encoded by the exons ATGGAAGCCGCATCGCGGTGCTACTGCCACGCCCATCTCTCGTTCTTGATGAAGAAGAACGCAGCGGCTCCTTTTCCGGGTAGCG AGAGAAGATCCAAGTACTCGGGCCAGTCCGTT AGAGCAATTCCTGTACGGGTATTGACGGTGGGCAAGA AGTCTCAAGGGGTCCAACTTCTAGTCGAAGAGTACAAGGAGAAGCTCAAAAACTATTGCAGCATTGAGGACGTTCTCatcaaatctaatccaaagaataCTGG CAACGTGAAGGCCCAGATCCAAGCTGAAGACATGCTTATCATGCAGCAAATTAAGCCTGGAGAATGG GTTGTTGTGTTGGATGAACATGGAGCAGACATTAGATCTGAGCAAATGGCCGACTTGGTAGGAGATGCAGTGACAACA GGATCATCAAGACTTGTGTTTTGCATTGGTGGTCCATATGGTCATGGGCTGCAAGTGCGCGAGCGTGCTGATGTGATCATTAGATTGTCCTCCATGGTTCTAAATCACCAGATTGCATTAATAGTGCTACTGGAGCAACTGTACCG AGCATGGACTATTATCAAAGGGCAGAAGTACCACCACTAA